The sequence CCCTTATGCCGTAAGTTATTTTGTAGTAAGGAAAGTTGATAAAAACAAAAAGTACCATTAGTGCCGTCGTAAAGGCCACGCATATTAAATAAATTCTTATTTCCATCCATCCTCCAGCTCAAATCCATACATAAAGACAAAACCTTTAACACAAAAGGCCGCAGAATTTATCTGCGGCCCTTAAAATAATTAACTAAATCTTCCAGTATATGTTGCGTTTATTGCACCAGAGGAGCACTACCCATATAATTGCCGTCCATATGAGCCCGAATAAAACCCCGTCCCAGCCCGAGTGGCCCGAGAAAAAGGGCTTAAAACCTAAAGCAAAAAGGAAAATTCTGACAATCGGCTGCAGGAAGTACCCTAAAAGTGCATTTGAGCCGAAGACCATAAAAGGCCAGGCCCACTTCTGTATCTTCCACATGTCCATTACAAGATAAAAGATAAGAAATGTAAATGATGCAACGCCTGAGGTAAATACCGCATATGAAACTGAAACGTTAGGCTTATTCATTGCAAAAACCGGCCACTGGTAAAGATGAAGTATGTAGCCTATGATGCATAAAACGCTGCCCATAATAAGTGACTGCCTGATTATTTTCTTAGGATCCCTTGTCAGAACAGCTTCACCTAAGAAAGTGCCCATTACGGTAATTAAACCGTAGGAAATTGAAGCCCACGGCGTGCAGTGTACGGTTAAGGGACGCAAGGGGTCACCTGCGGGATTTGTAATTGAAAGGAACGGCTTTGTGGCGTCTCCCAGAGTAAGCCACCAGGAGAAGTTCAGGGACATTACCTGGTGGAAAACTGCAACCAGCACCACCACTGCCCAGCGCCACTTAGCTTCCAGGCGCGTGAGCGTTGCCCCCATGAAATACGCAATTCCTATGGCCTGAAGTATACCCCACCAGTAGGAAAGATTTAGAATTAAGGATATATAGAGAACGCCGAGAGCAATCAGAAGAAATGTCCTCGTTCCAACGTGCTTCCAGAACTCGCCCCCGCGCTTGCGCTTGCTTAAAGGCAGAACCATGCCTACAATGAAAACAAAGAAAGGTGCAACCAGGTCCGTAAATGTCAGCCCCACGCCAAGCGTGTTGCCAACGGCGTCTCCTGCGTGGTGGAAC comes from Ignavibacteria bacterium and encodes:
- a CDS encoding DUF1624 domain-containing protein gives rise to the protein MSTLEATAEGLQEKRVEVPEKKARIASIDAFRGFTVLSMIFVIQVAGYTDLPFTQSWFGSPPVSQFHHAGDAVGNTLGVGLTFTDLVAPFFVFIVGMVLPLSKRKRGGEFWKHVGTRTFLLIALGVLYISLILNLSYWWGILQAIGIAYFMGATLTRLEAKWRWAVVVLVAVFHQVMSLNFSWWLTLGDATKPFLSITNPAGDPLRPLTVHCTPWASISYGLITVMGTFLGEAVLTRDPKKIIRQSLIMGSVLCIIGYILHLYQWPVFAMNKPNVSVSYAVFTSGVASFTFLIFYLVMDMWKIQKWAWPFMVFGSNALLGYFLQPIVRIFLFALGFKPFFSGHSGWDGVLFGLIWTAIIWVVLLWCNKRNIYWKI